The proteins below are encoded in one region of Lagenorhynchus albirostris chromosome 7, mLagAlb1.1, whole genome shotgun sequence:
- the LOC132523168 gene encoding uncharacterized protein LOC132523168: MQTDQDSSITRDPAPGPALLRVLSTCRPQGSLLGSPKASRQLRARKQVGHEPPCCPRSPGRKGRYRLLTANSFCPSGNCWKEARSPLRPLLIFIISISWVNIHCNNSQKSARKAVFHVAPAGERTAQPSEPAPGACSRWRVFAQRKSDRLSLRHREDKHASALWEPAGRDGISLQVPRGARPLGGPPPLLTSMRDLPGCLLCAEHLRGHP; encoded by the exons ATGCAGACAGACCAAGACAGCTCCATAACGCGGGACCCTGCACCAGGCCCTGCCCTGCTGAGGGTCCTGTCCACCTGCCGCCCACAGGGGTCACTCCTTGGAAGCCCCAAGGCCTCTCGGCAGCTCAGGGCCAGGAAGCAGGTTGGCCATGAACCGCCCTGCTGCCCACGAAGCCCAGGAAGGAAG ggaAGGTATAGGCTTCTCACAGCAAACTCTTTCTGCCCCAGCGGGAATTGCTGGAAGGAAGCCAGGAGTCCCCTCAGACC CCTCCTTATCTTCATAATCAGCATCTCGTGGGTAAACATTCATTGCAATAATTCTCAAAAATCAGCAAGGAAAGCCGTCTTTCACGTGGCCCCGGCTGGAGAGAGGACCGCTCAGCCGTCGGAGCCCGCCCCAGGGGCCTGCAGCCGCTGGAGGGTCTTTGCACAGCGTAAATCAGACCGACTATCGCTCAGGCACAGGGAGGATAAACACGCTTCAGCACTGTGGGAACCAGCAGGCCGTGATGGGATTAGCTTGCAGGTTCCCAGGGGCGCGCGGCCTTTGGGGGGGCCGCCGCCCCTCCTCACCTCCATGCGGGACCTGCCGGGGTGTCTGCTGTGCGCTGAGCATCTGCGTGGGCACCCATGA